A window of Polaribacter litorisediminis contains these coding sequences:
- a CDS encoding PLP-dependent cysteine synthase family protein, giving the protein MTRNQGISKNILELVGETPLVQLHTITKDLKGSYFAKLESFNPGNSQKDRIALHIVENAEKKGILTKGATIVETTSGNTGYSLAMISLVKGYNCILAVSDKSSQDKIDLLKTMGAEVHVCPANVPPDDPKSYYEVAKRIAKETPNSVYINQYFNALNSEAHYRTTGPEIWKQTEGKITHLVVASGTGGTISGTGKYLKEQNPNIKILGVDAYGSVLKKYHETGKLDLNEVSPYKIEGLGKNLIPTATDFDIIDVYEKVTDKEAALTAREIIKSEGIFPGYTCGAVVQATKQYAKQNQFSEDSFVVLIFPDGGARYMNKIYNDKWMRKQGFIE; this is encoded by the coding sequence ATGACAAGAAATCAAGGAATTAGTAAAAATATATTAGAATTAGTAGGAGAAACACCCTTAGTACAACTCCATACAATTACCAAAGATTTAAAAGGTTCTTACTTTGCAAAATTAGAATCTTTTAATCCTGGTAATTCTCAAAAAGACAGAATAGCCCTACATATCGTAGAAAATGCAGAAAAAAAAGGCATTTTAACAAAAGGAGCTACGATTGTAGAAACCACTTCAGGCAATACAGGCTATAGTTTAGCGATGATTAGTTTGGTAAAAGGCTACAATTGTATTTTGGCGGTTTCAGATAAATCATCACAAGATAAAATAGATTTGCTAAAAACAATGGGAGCAGAGGTACATGTTTGTCCGGCAAATGTTCCTCCAGACGATCCAAAATCTTATTACGAAGTTGCAAAAAGAATTGCCAAAGAAACCCCCAATTCTGTTTATATTAATCAATATTTTAATGCCTTAAATAGTGAGGCACATTACAGAACTACAGGTCCAGAAATCTGGAAACAAACAGAAGGTAAAATTACCCATTTGGTGGTGGCAAGTGGTACAGGAGGTACCATTTCTGGAACAGGAAAATACTTAAAAGAACAAAACCCCAATATTAAAATTTTAGGCGTAGATGCTTATGGTTCTGTGTTAAAGAAATATCACGAAACAGGTAAACTTGATTTAAATGAAGTATCACCCTATAAAATAGAAGGTTTGGGCAAAAATTTAATTCCGACTGCTACAGATTTCGATATTATTGACGTGTACGAAAAAGTAACGGATAAAGAAGCTGCTTTAACCGCTAGAGAAATCATCAAATCAGAAGGTATTTTTCCAGGATATACTTGTGGTGCAGTAGTGCAGGCTACCAAACAATATGCAAAACAAAACCAATTTTCTGAAGATAGTTTTGTGGTGCTTATTTTTCCTGATGGGGGGGCTCGGTATATGAACAAAATTTATAATGATAAGTGGATGCGGAAACAGGGTTTTATTGAGTAA
- a CDS encoding aminotransferase class I/II-fold pyridoxal phosphate-dependent enzyme translates to MTTDLFDRIIKDKGPLGKWADQAEGYYVFPKLEGPISNRMSFNGRKVVTWSINDYLGLANHPEILKVDGEAASEHGMAYPMGARMMSGHTPFHEQLEVECAEFVDKEKAYLLNFGYQGIMSAIDALVTKNDIIVYDMDTHACIIDGVRLHSGKRFVYRHNNMESFEKNIKRAAKMAEKTGGGILVISEGVFGMRGEQGRLKEIVSFKKKYNFRLLVDDAHGFGTLGEGGRGTGFEQGVQDDIDVYFATFAKSMAGIGAFLAGNKDVIQFLQYNMRSQMFAKSLPMAMVKGALKRLDMLRTMPELKEKLWENTRNLQSGLRNAGFDLGTTQTCITPVFLKGDIPEAMAMVNDLRENHGIFCSIVVYPVIPKGLIILRLIPTATHTQEDIDETITAFSAIRTKLENGTYKKVAAAIA, encoded by the coding sequence ATGACGACAGATTTATTTGATAGAATAATTAAGGACAAAGGTCCTTTGGGAAAATGGGCTGATCAAGCAGAAGGATATTATGTTTTTCCTAAGCTAGAAGGTCCCATTTCTAATAGAATGTCTTTTAATGGCAGAAAAGTAGTTACTTGGAGTATTAATGACTATTTAGGTCTCGCCAATCATCCAGAAATATTAAAAGTAGACGGAGAAGCAGCATCAGAACATGGAATGGCATACCCAATGGGCGCTAGAATGATGTCTGGTCACACACCTTTTCACGAACAATTAGAAGTTGAATGTGCGGAGTTCGTTGATAAAGAAAAAGCGTATTTATTAAATTTTGGATATCAAGGAATTATGTCTGCAATAGATGCTTTGGTGACCAAAAATGATATTATTGTGTATGATATGGACACGCATGCGTGTATTATAGATGGCGTGCGTTTGCATTCAGGAAAGCGTTTTGTATATCGTCATAATAATATGGAGAGTTTTGAAAAGAACATAAAACGCGCTGCTAAAATGGCAGAAAAGACGGGTGGCGGAATTTTAGTAATTTCTGAAGGAGTTTTCGGAATGCGCGGTGAGCAAGGTCGTTTAAAAGAAATTGTGTCGTTTAAGAAAAAATATAATTTTAGATTGTTAGTAGATGATGCGCATGGATTCGGAACGCTTGGAGAAGGTGGTAGAGGAACTGGTTTTGAGCAAGGCGTGCAAGATGATATCGATGTGTATTTTGCAACGTTTGCAAAATCAATGGCAGGTATCGGTGCTTTTTTAGCAGGTAATAAAGACGTAATTCAGTTTTTGCAGTACAATATGCGTTCACAAATGTTCGCTAAATCATTACCAATGGCCATGGTAAAAGGCGCTTTAAAGCGTTTAGACATGTTGCGTACCATGCCAGAATTAAAAGAAAAATTGTGGGAAAATACAAGAAACTTACAATCAGGATTGCGTAACGCTGGTTTCGATTTAGGAACTACACAAACATGTATAACTCCCGTGTTTTTAAAAGGAGATATTCCGGAAGCGATGGCAATGGTAAATGATTTAAGAGAAAATCATGGAATTTTCTGTTCTATTGTAGTATATCCAGTAATTCCGAAAGGATTAATTATCTTAAGATTGATTCCTACTGCAACCCACACTCAAGAAGACATCGATGAAACGATTACAGCTTTTTCGGCGATTAGAACAAAGTTAGAAAACGGAACGTATAAAAAAGTAGCGGCAGCAATTGCTTAG
- a CDS encoding LTA synthase family protein, translating into MKDFKNRLLFNLNYFLFWIVYFVFARFFFLAYYFDKTQELGISTTLKTFLYGVQLDASFAAYLSFIPFLFIILSVFINPKVILKVIKGYTIFVALCISLLLLIDAGLYQAWGIRLDASLLPYLNTPTLMISSASNFQLASGVFSWLLISFLFIRLFDKIHKTSTTKIALGSWLEIPFFVLITATLIVPVRGGFQTIPVNQSNVYFSDQMFANHAAINFIWNFSNTITHKSDGTNPYAYFDAETALKRINKTKNKLLEADTDTILTTTKPNVILILWESLPAKVVGALGGEPNVTPNLNKLSKEGLLFTNFYANGDRTDKGIPAVLSGYYPPPVKRIMRMPNKTRSLPMLPKEMKKLGYHTSFYYGGDLNFGNMNTYLRNAGINDIVDGSAFDKKDWNSKWGAYDDVFMKRFAKDLSTRQKEPFFKIALTLTSHEPYEIKGAYKFGKDTEDNKFRSAHSYTDQVIGDFIAFAKQQAWYKNTVIVIMSDHGHTSPKHEGPYFSPKKFRIPMLWLGGAVNPNMKEIATFSSQVDFSYTLLELLKGDNKDFVFSKNIFNNSDEQFAHYTFNKGYGTLDKNGIFVYDFVSNQPILSQGKNTAKLDSLGKAITQNAYQDFLDRK; encoded by the coding sequence TTGAAAGATTTCAAAAACAGATTATTATTCAACCTCAATTACTTTCTATTTTGGATTGTTTACTTTGTCTTTGCTCGTTTCTTTTTTCTCGCTTATTATTTTGATAAAACGCAAGAATTAGGCATTTCAACGACTTTAAAAACTTTTTTATATGGGGTGCAGTTAGATGCCTCATTCGCAGCCTACCTTTCTTTTATTCCGTTTTTATTCATAATTTTATCGGTTTTCATCAATCCTAAAGTCATTTTAAAAGTAATTAAAGGATACACTATTTTTGTGGCGCTTTGCATTAGTTTATTGTTATTGATTGATGCTGGTTTGTACCAAGCTTGGGGCATTCGTTTAGATGCCTCCCTACTGCCTTATTTAAATACACCAACATTAATGATTTCTTCTGCCTCGAATTTTCAGTTGGCGAGTGGAGTCTTTTCTTGGTTGCTTATTTCTTTTCTATTTATTCGATTATTTGACAAAATTCATAAAACAAGCACTACTAAAATAGCCTTGGGATCTTGGCTAGAAATTCCGTTTTTTGTATTGATTACAGCCACTTTAATCGTCCCGGTAAGAGGCGGTTTTCAAACCATTCCTGTAAACCAAAGCAATGTATATTTTTCAGATCAAATGTTTGCCAATCATGCTGCAATTAATTTTATTTGGAACTTTTCGAACACCATTACCCACAAATCCGATGGTACAAATCCGTATGCTTATTTTGATGCAGAAACGGCATTAAAGCGCATCAACAAAACAAAAAACAAGCTTTTAGAAGCTGATACTGATACAATTTTAACAACCACAAAACCTAATGTAATTTTAATTCTTTGGGAAAGTTTACCTGCAAAAGTAGTAGGTGCTTTAGGAGGCGAACCCAATGTGACTCCTAATTTAAACAAACTATCTAAAGAAGGTCTTTTGTTTACCAATTTTTATGCCAACGGAGATAGAACAGACAAAGGAATTCCGGCTGTTTTAAGTGGCTATTATCCGCCACCTGTAAAGAGAATTATGCGCATGCCAAATAAAACAAGAAGCTTACCAATGTTGCCCAAAGAAATGAAAAAACTAGGCTACCATACTTCTTTTTATTATGGAGGTGATTTAAATTTCGGGAATATGAATACCTATTTAAGAAATGCCGGAATTAATGATATTGTTGATGGCAGTGCTTTCGATAAAAAAGATTGGAATTCTAAATGGGGCGCTTATGATGATGTTTTTATGAAACGTTTTGCCAAAGATTTATCTACACGGCAAAAAGAACCTTTTTTTAAAATTGCACTAACCTTAACAAGTCATGAGCCTTATGAAATTAAAGGCGCCTATAAATTTGGAAAGGACACTGAAGACAACAAATTTAGAAGTGCTCATTCATATACAGATCAAGTGATTGGTGACTTTATTGCTTTTGCCAAACAACAAGCTTGGTATAAAAATACCGTCATTGTAATTATGTCCGATCATGGACATACTTCTCCTAAACATGAAGGTCCTTATTTTTCTCCTAAAAAATTTAGAATTCCTATGCTGTGGTTAGGAGGCGCCGTCAATCCAAATATGAAAGAAATAGCCACCTTTTCTAGTCAGGTTGATTTTTCATACACTTTATTAGAACTGCTAAAAGGCGATAACAAGGATTTTGTGTTTAGTAAAAATATCTTCAACAATTCTGATGAGCAGTTTGCACATTATACTTTTAATAAAGGATACGGTACCCTTGATAAAAACGGAATTTTTGTCTACGATTTTGTCAGTAATCAACCTATTTTAAGCCAAGGTAAAAACACTGCAAAACTAGACTCTTTAGGCAAGGCGATTACACAAAATGCATATCAAGATTTTTTAGATAGAAAGTAA
- the tsaD gene encoding tRNA (adenosine(37)-N6)-threonylcarbamoyltransferase complex transferase subunit TsaD, whose protein sequence is MNTPIYILGIESSCDDTSAAVICDGKVLSNVIANQEVHSKYGGVVPELASRAHQQNIVPVVQQALAQANITKEQLFGIAFTRGPGLMGSLLVGTSFAKSLALGLQIPLLAVNHMQAHILAHFIKDKDTKIPTFPFICLTISGGHTQIVKVTNHFEMEILGETIDDAVGEAFDKSAKILGLPYPGGPLIDQYAQLGNPKAYQFTKPKVGDLDFSFSGLKTGILYFIQKQQRVNPNFIKENLHDICASIQFTIVEILMDKLKNAVKQTGIKQIAIAGGVSANSAIRERLNLAEKHLGWTTYIPKFEYTTDNAAMIAITGYLKYLKNDYADISITAKARLKVTE, encoded by the coding sequence ATGAATACACCAATTTATATTTTAGGCATAGAATCTTCTTGTGATGACACTAGTGCTGCAGTTATTTGCGATGGAAAAGTGTTAAGTAACGTAATTGCAAATCAAGAAGTACACTCAAAATACGGCGGCGTTGTCCCCGAACTTGCATCTAGAGCGCATCAGCAAAATATAGTACCAGTAGTGCAACAAGCTTTGGCGCAAGCAAATATTACCAAAGAACAATTGTTTGGCATTGCATTTACTCGAGGTCCAGGATTAATGGGATCTCTATTAGTCGGTACTTCTTTCGCAAAGTCTTTGGCTTTAGGTTTACAAATTCCGTTATTGGCAGTAAACCACATGCAAGCCCATATTTTGGCACATTTTATAAAGGATAAAGACACTAAAATTCCTACGTTTCCTTTTATTTGTTTAACCATTAGTGGCGGACATACCCAAATTGTAAAAGTGACCAATCATTTTGAAATGGAAATTTTAGGCGAAACGATTGATGATGCTGTTGGCGAAGCTTTTGATAAATCTGCTAAAATTTTAGGATTACCATATCCTGGAGGTCCGCTGATTGATCAATATGCGCAGTTAGGAAACCCAAAAGCTTATCAATTTACGAAGCCTAAAGTAGGCGATTTAGATTTTAGTTTTAGCGGCTTAAAAACAGGAATCTTGTATTTTATACAAAAGCAACAAAGAGTAAATCCTAATTTTATCAAAGAAAATTTACATGATATTTGTGCCTCCATTCAGTTTACCATTGTAGAAATATTAATGGATAAATTAAAAAACGCTGTCAAACAAACAGGCATTAAACAAATTGCTATTGCGGGTGGTGTTTCGGCAAATTCAGCTATTAGAGAAAGATTAAACTTGGCAGAAAAGCATTTGGGTTGGACTACCTATATTCCTAAATTTGAATACACTACAGACAATGCCGCTATGATTGCCATTACTGGATATTTAAAATATCTGAAGAACGATTATGCTGATATCTCTATTACGGCAAAAGCGCGTTTAAAAGTCACAGAATAG
- a CDS encoding translocation/assembly module TamB domain-containing protein — protein MSILLSIPAIQTKLGNQLTNKINKDFGVNLTIKKVDLSFLGSVQLKGVEIRDHHQDTLIFVNKVTTSISNVRRILENEVTLKSIYLEDAYYYMKTYTGEEEDNMSVFIKSFDNGKPKDSLANPFTLKTSNLYVSNLNFRLTNANRKDSVNYAATNAGGNFQDFSLVGSTISSKIRGLYLLDKFGLEVTNLTTDFSYSNTEMHFKKTTLQTKKSTINADIAFTYKKEELSNFNNKVQIDAHFDKSTVAVQDIKNFYKELSGNDIMNIRVDFSGKLNNFDLKKLKISSKKGLKIAGDLSFVNAVNTERGFIFESNLKNLTATYRGLKNILPNVLGSRLPSEFEKFGKFNLKGRIKVTPTQMEATTSVNSEIGSLVSDLLISNIDKIDHANYYGEIALNNFNIGTFFNDPLFGEISLKGDVNGSGFTLDNVNTSFIGKVSELQFKGYSYRNIVANGQYQNNKFDGELTINDENFKMNFSGLADLSSEVHKFDFKSDIAYLNLKKTNLFVRDSIAHLKGIINLDVEGNTFDDIVGNAIFKDVFYTNQKQEFSFKEFKVSSSLQDSIKSVELISEDIAKGYLRGKFTFYEVSKVAQNALGSIYTNYEPYKVAPNQFLDFNFTIYNQIVNVFFPEVYIDDNTKIKGKIQSDTNLLKLMFSSPRIDAYGNELKDMLLRTDNQNPLYNSHLTASEVNTKYYNISKLNLLNRTENDTLYFKSVFNGGLNNNENFNLDFFYTINEDKKSVLGFEKSTFVFKNTAWNINPDENNTHKITFDLKNNDFTFSQFKLVSGAQKIEFTGKLQGDTEKILAADLTKVKLQSFLPEIDSLVLKGSVSGHLDFIQKENVYKPKAALIIQDFQVNKFKQGELAINIIGDNSYEKYKVDLSINNDKVKSIDATGVLDFSKKRPLIDLQVFLEDYNLQAFSPLGKDVISKLRGSVSGDFKLRGFLINPDMQGTLTLQNAGLKFPYLNVDYDFEGKSTILLDQQSFIIEDVKLSDTKYNTKGRLLGEITHQNLELWYLNLEIVTDNLVALDTKDSDEALYYGTAFIDGAVGITGLTEKLSININAKTNPGTKFVVPLKDVETVDSYRLIHFQSDKLKTTDRQREIAQEALKGVSLNIDLEVTKDAEAQVVIDEVNGSQLTGRGSGNLEIIINTRGKFDMFGDYRINSGVYDFKYGGIINKPFIIQKGGTVAWDGNPYEANLDVTAIYKAKANPGVLLQNFNSNRKEEIDLVTRITGGLFSSKQELDIQLTNVDPTIASELEFILNDNNINEKTTQFISLLAFGSFRNPDRVSFDVNNTLTGTASSAIAGAFSNLLNTPDSKFQLGVDYQQGESGNDIDRLNIDNQVDVSVSTQVSDRVIINGKVGVPVGSETQSSVIGEVKIEVLLNTEGSFRGVIFNRQNEIQYSQQEEGYTQGVGLSYQVNFNTFAELLFKIGLKKAINNNTNKEFSKKDSIKPKNKNLINFSGD, from the coding sequence ATGAGTATCTTACTTTCAATTCCGGCAATTCAAACAAAATTAGGCAATCAACTAACGAATAAAATTAACAAAGATTTTGGCGTTAATTTAACGATTAAAAAAGTCGATTTATCTTTTTTAGGAAGCGTACAGTTAAAAGGTGTGGAGATTAGAGATCATCATCAAGACACCTTAATTTTTGTAAATAAAGTAACCACATCCATAAGTAATGTAAGGCGAATTTTAGAAAATGAGGTAACCCTAAAAAGTATTTATTTAGAGGATGCTTACTACTACATGAAAACGTATACAGGCGAAGAAGAAGATAATATGAGTGTCTTTATCAAATCATTTGATAACGGAAAACCCAAAGATTCGCTTGCCAATCCGTTTACTCTAAAAACTTCGAATTTGTATGTAAGCAATCTCAATTTTAGATTAACAAATGCCAATAGAAAAGATTCAGTAAATTATGCGGCAACCAATGCAGGCGGAAATTTTCAAGATTTTTCACTTGTAGGATCTACTATTTCTTCTAAAATAAGAGGCTTGTATTTGCTAGACAAATTTGGATTAGAAGTCACCAATTTAACAACCGATTTTTCGTATTCGAACACCGAAATGCATTTTAAAAAAACCACGTTACAAACTAAAAAATCTACTATAAATGCAGACATAGCTTTTACCTATAAAAAAGAAGAATTATCAAATTTTAATAATAAAGTACAAATAGATGCACACTTCGATAAAAGTACGGTAGCTGTGCAAGATATTAAGAACTTTTATAAGGAGTTAAGTGGTAATGATATTATGAATATAAGAGTCGATTTTTCAGGTAAACTGAATAACTTCGATTTAAAAAAATTAAAAATATCATCCAAAAAAGGGTTAAAAATAGCTGGAGATTTATCATTTGTAAATGCCGTTAACACAGAAAGAGGTTTTATTTTTGAAAGCAATCTTAAAAATTTAACAGCTACCTACAGAGGACTGAAAAATATATTGCCTAATGTTTTAGGAAGCAGATTACCTTCTGAATTTGAAAAATTTGGTAAGTTCAATTTAAAAGGGCGTATTAAGGTTACACCCACGCAAATGGAAGCCACTACTTCTGTGAATTCTGAAATTGGTTCCTTAGTTTCAGATTTGTTAATTTCTAATATTGATAAAATTGACCATGCTAATTATTATGGGGAAATAGCGTTGAATAATTTTAATATTGGTACTTTTTTTAATGACCCTTTATTTGGCGAAATTTCCTTAAAAGGAGATGTAAATGGAAGTGGTTTTACGTTAGATAATGTAAATACATCCTTTATAGGCAAGGTTTCAGAATTGCAATTTAAAGGATATAGTTATCGTAATATTGTAGCAAACGGTCAATATCAAAATAATAAGTTTGATGGTGAGTTAACCATTAATGACGAAAATTTTAAAATGAATTTTAGTGGTTTAGCAGATTTATCTTCTGAGGTACATAAGTTTGATTTTAAATCAGATATTGCCTATCTAAATTTAAAAAAAACCAATCTTTTTGTAAGAGATAGTATTGCGCACTTAAAAGGTATTATAAACCTAGATGTAGAAGGCAATACTTTTGATGATATTGTTGGAAATGCTATTTTTAAAGATGTTTTTTATACCAATCAAAAACAAGAATTTAGTTTTAAAGAGTTTAAAGTTTCTTCTTCTTTACAAGATAGTATTAAAAGTGTCGAATTAATATCAGAAGACATTGCAAAAGGATATTTAAGGGGCAAGTTTACATTCTACGAAGTATCTAAAGTAGCACAAAATGCTTTAGGGAGTATTTACACCAATTATGAACCTTATAAAGTAGCACCCAATCAATTTTTAGATTTTAATTTTACCATTTATAATCAAATTGTAAATGTATTTTTTCCAGAAGTTTATATTGATGATAATACCAAGATAAAAGGAAAAATACAATCGGATACGAATCTGTTAAAATTAATGTTTTCATCGCCTAGAATAGATGCTTATGGCAATGAGTTAAAGGATATGTTGTTGAGAACAGACAATCAAAATCCGCTTTATAACTCACATTTAACGGCGTCAGAAGTAAATACAAAGTACTACAACATTTCTAAATTAAATCTTTTAAATAGGACTGAAAATGATACTTTATATTTTAAATCGGTATTTAACGGAGGTTTGAATAATAATGAAAATTTTAATTTAGATTTTTTCTATACGATTAATGAGGATAAAAAATCTGTTTTAGGTTTTGAGAAATCTACTTTTGTATTTAAAAATACAGCTTGGAATATTAATCCTGATGAAAACAATACTCATAAAATCACCTTCGATTTAAAGAACAATGATTTTACGTTTAGTCAATTTAAATTGGTTTCAGGAGCACAAAAAATTGAATTTACCGGAAAATTGCAAGGCGATACAGAAAAAATACTAGCAGCAGATTTAACGAAGGTAAAACTTCAAAGTTTTTTGCCAGAAATAGATAGTTTGGTCTTAAAAGGTAGTGTTTCTGGTCACCTAGATTTTATCCAAAAAGAAAATGTATACAAACCAAAAGCGGCCTTGATAATTCAAGATTTTCAAGTCAATAAATTTAAACAAGGCGAATTGGCTATCAATATTATTGGCGATAATTCTTATGAAAAGTACAAAGTAGATTTATCAATAAATAATGACAAAGTAAAAAGTATTGACGCCACAGGGGTATTAGATTTTTCAAAAAAAAGACCCTTAATTGATTTACAAGTTTTTTTAGAAGATTATAATTTACAGGCATTTAGTCCATTAGGAAAAGATGTAATTTCTAAATTAAGAGGCAGTGTTTCTGGAGATTTTAAGCTCAGAGGATTTTTAATCAACCCAGATATGCAAGGCACTTTAACATTGCAAAATGCAGGTTTAAAATTCCCTTACTTAAATGTTGATTATGATTTTGAAGGCAAATCTACCATTTTATTAGATCAACAATCCTTTATTATTGAAGATGTAAAATTATCAGATACCAAATACAATACGAAAGGAAGATTATTAGGAGAAATTACACATCAAAATTTAGAACTTTGGTATTTAAATTTAGAAATAGTTACAGATAATTTAGTCGCTTTAGATACGAAAGATTCCGACGAAGCCTTGTATTATGGAACAGCTTTTATAGATGGTGCGGTTGGTATTACTGGTTTAACAGAAAAATTATCCATCAATATTAATGCGAAAACAAACCCAGGAACAAAATTCGTAGTGCCCTTAAAAGATGTAGAAACTGTAGATAGTTATCGATTAATTCATTTTCAATCGGATAAACTTAAAACGACAGATCGGCAGAGAGAAATTGCGCAAGAAGCTCTTAAAGGGGTGTCTTTAAATATTGATTTAGAAGTTACAAAAGATGCAGAAGCGCAGGTAGTGATAGACGAAGTTAATGGAAGTCAATTAACGGGTAGAGGTTCGGGAAATCTGGAAATAATAATTAATACCAGGGGTAAGTTTGATATGTTTGGAGATTATAGGATTAATAGTGGAGTCTATGATTTTAAATACGGAGGCATCATTAACAAACCGTTTATCATTCAAAAAGGAGGTACCGTTGCTTGGGACGGAAATCCGTACGAAGCTAATTTAGATGTAACAGCAATTTATAAGGCAAAAGCAAATCCTGGCGTTTTATTGCAAAATTTTAATTCTAACAGAAAAGAAGAAATAGATTTAGTCACAAGAATTACGGGAGGTTTATTTAGTTCTAAACAAGAATTGGATATTCAGCTTACAAACGTAGATCCTACCATCGCTAGTGAACTAGAGTTTATTTTAAATGATAACAATATAAATGAAAAAACAACACAATTTATTTCATTATTAGCATTCGGTTCTTTTAGAAATCCGGATAGAGTAAGTTTTGATGTAAATAATACACTTACAGGAACTGCATCGAGCGCAATTGCGGGAGCTTTTTCTAATTTATTAAATACACCCGATAGTAAGTTTCAGTTAGGGGTAGATTATCAACAAGGAGAAAGTGGCAATGATATTGATCGATTAAACATTGATAATCAAGTTGATGTTTCTGTAAGTACGCAGGTTAGCGACCGAGTTATTATAAATGGTAAAGTTGGTGTGCCAGTGGGCTCAGAAACACAGTCTAGTGTTATTGGTGAAGTAAAAATTGAAGTATTATTAAATACTGAAGGTAGTTTTAGAGGTGTTATTTTTAATCGTCAAAATGAGATTCAATATTCTCAACAAGAAGAAGGCTACACGCAAGGCGTAGGTTTGTCTTACCAAGTAAATTTTAATACGTTTGCCGAATTACTTTTTAAAATTGGTCTAAAAAAAGCTATTAATAATAATACTAATAAAGAGTTTAGTAAAAAAGATAGTATAAAACCAAAAAATAAAAATTTAATTAATTTTTCAGGCGATTAA
- the pfkA gene encoding 6-phosphofructokinase, translated as MMEKIKKIGVMTSGGDSPGMNAAIRAVVRTCAYYKIECAGIYRGYQGMIEGDFVNLDARSVKGIINKGGTFLKSARSIDFMTKEGRKKAHESLKAAGIDALVTIGGDGTFTGALIFSQEFGFPIMGIPGTIDNDIAGTSHTLGYDTALNTVVEVIDKIRDTASSHNRLFFIEVMGRDAGHIALNVGVGAGAEEILIPEEDLGLERLLDSLKRSRESGKSSSIVIVAEGDKTGKNVFELKDYVNEHLPAYDVRVSVLGHMQRGGSPSCFDRVLASRMGVKAVECLLEGKSNLMVGLLNDKIAITPLEKAIKGQSKINKELIRVSDIMTT; from the coding sequence ATTATGGAGAAAATTAAAAAAATAGGCGTTATGACTTCTGGAGGAGATTCTCCAGGTATGAACGCAGCAATAAGGGCAGTTGTAAGAACTTGTGCTTATTATAAAATAGAGTGTGCGGGAATTTATAGAGGCTATCAAGGAATGATTGAAGGCGATTTTGTGAATTTAGATGCACGAAGTGTAAAAGGAATCATCAATAAAGGAGGTACTTTTTTAAAATCTGCAAGGTCTATTGATTTTATGACTAAAGAAGGAAGAAAAAAGGCTCATGAATCTTTAAAAGCAGCGGGAATAGATGCTCTAGTGACAATAGGAGGAGATGGAACCTTTACGGGTGCATTAATTTTTAGTCAAGAATTTGGTTTTCCAATAATGGGAATTCCAGGAACTATTGATAATGATATTGCTGGTACTTCACACACTTTAGGCTATGATACAGCTCTAAACACCGTTGTTGAAGTTATTGATAAGATTAGAGATACTGCATCCTCACACAATCGATTATTTTTTATCGAAGTAATGGGAAGAGATGCCGGGCATATTGCCTTAAATGTAGGTGTTGGTGCAGGTGCAGAAGAAATTTTAATTCCTGAAGAAGATTTAGGTTTAGAGCGTTTATTAGATTCCTTAAAAAGAAGTAGAGAATCTGGAAAATCATCGAGTATTGTAATTGTTGCAGAAGGTGATAAAACAGGTAAAAATGTTTTTGAATTAAAAGATTATGTAAATGAGCACTTACCAGCATACGATGTGCGCGTTTCTGTGTTAGGACATATGCAAAGAGGAGGTTCTCCTTCTTGTTTTGATAGAGTTTTAGCAAGTAGAATGGGCGTTAAGGCAGTGGAATGCTTATTGGAAGGGAAATCTAATTTAATGGTTGGCTTATTAAACGATAAAATAGCGATTACACCTTTAGAAAAAGCCATAAAAGGTCAATCAAAAATAAATAAAGAATTAATTCGTGTGTCAGATATTATGACCACATAA